The Staphylococcus carnosus genome has a segment encoding these proteins:
- a CDS encoding Zn-dependent hydrolase codes for MNIDTVMHHLDIFNNYGYDEETGGINRIAFRHAERLAALKFSMLCQEAGLEVHFDYFGNVIARRKGKDNSLPPVMLGSHIDTVKDGGRYDGLLGVVAALQVVQHLNEHQIETDHPIEIVAFTCEESSRFNKSTLGSKYLIGDLTTDDMKKLTDDRGKTLFHLVDTLKQSMPSDSDIYHKGDLKAYLELHIEQGPILQNKHKDIGIVTHIAAPHRYKLKLIGETSHSGSTPMPMRKDALTAASEIALKVESIAQAHHQEGIVATVGYIQPFPNMMNAIPGEVKMLVDVRGKESESREKVASEIEKAIEAITERREIKAELEDLGADTPVNLNPEIADITEDVCEGLGYSYRFMFSGAGHDAMNMALICPTSMIFIPCKDGISHSPKESVEVSEIEKGVNTLIGTTIELAKKDINI; via the coding sequence ATGAATATAGATACAGTCATGCATCACTTAGATATTTTCAACAATTACGGCTATGATGAAGAAACAGGAGGCATTAACCGTATTGCATTCCGACATGCAGAACGACTTGCCGCTTTAAAATTTTCAATGTTATGCCAAGAAGCAGGTCTTGAGGTACACTTTGATTACTTCGGCAACGTAATTGCACGTCGTAAAGGAAAAGACAATTCACTTCCGCCAGTAATGTTAGGTTCTCATATCGATACTGTTAAAGATGGTGGACGCTACGATGGGTTATTAGGTGTAGTTGCAGCCCTTCAAGTCGTACAACATTTAAACGAACATCAAATCGAAACTGATCACCCGATTGAAATCGTCGCATTTACATGTGAAGAATCATCACGTTTTAATAAATCAACACTTGGTAGTAAGTATTTAATCGGCGACCTTACTACAGATGATATGAAAAAATTAACTGACGATAGAGGTAAAACACTCTTTCATTTAGTAGATACTTTAAAACAAAGTATGCCGTCAGATTCCGACATCTATCACAAAGGTGATTTGAAAGCATATCTTGAATTGCATATTGAACAAGGGCCAATATTGCAAAACAAACATAAAGACATCGGTATCGTGACGCATATTGCTGCCCCTCATCGTTATAAATTAAAATTAATCGGTGAAACAAGCCATTCTGGTTCTACACCGATGCCGATGCGAAAAGATGCTTTAACTGCAGCATCAGAAATCGCATTGAAAGTGGAAAGCATTGCTCAAGCACATCATCAAGAAGGAATCGTCGCTACGGTAGGTTATATCCAACCATTCCCTAACATGATGAATGCCATTCCAGGCGAAGTAAAAATGTTGGTTGATGTACGTGGAAAAGAATCTGAGTCTAGAGAAAAAGTAGCCTCTGAAATTGAAAAAGCAATTGAAGCAATTACAGAACGCCGTGAAATCAAAGCTGAATTAGAAGACTTAGGTGCCGATACACCAGTCAACCTTAATCCAGAAATCGCTGATATTACAGAAGATGTTTGTGAAGGCCTTGGTTATTCATACCGTTTTATGTTCAGTGGCGCAGGTCACGATGCGATGAATATGGCACTCATTTGTCCTACAAGTATGATCTTCATTCCTTGTAAAGACGGCATCAGCCACTCACCGAAAGAATCAGTTGAAGTTTCTGAAATTGAAAAAGGTGTCAATACTTTAATTGGTACCACAATTGAGCTTGCTAAAAAAGATATAAATATTTAA
- the nagA gene encoding N-acetylglucosamine-6-phosphate deacetylase — protein MTEFVVANGHIYAEDGVIEQGYIRVANGKIAEVGAGDYKGDLQVIDAEGKNILPGFIDIHIHGGYGEDAMDASFDGMKHLSESLLSEGTTTYLATTMTQSVENIDRALENIVEYMKFQDKENAAEVAGVHLEGPFISEHKVGAQNPKYVQRPTIDAIQHFQEVGQGNIKVMTFAPEVEGAKEVLEALSDNIIFSIGHTVAKYDEVNEAVAHGARHATHLYNAGTPFEHRAPGVFGAVWTNDEINAEAIVDGIHSHPAAIKTAFRMKGNQHFYLITDAMRAKGMPDGEYDLGGQNVIVKGSEARLASGALAGSILKMNDGVRNLMEFTGASLEEVWRTTSLNQAIALDIDNKKGSIQVGKDADLVIVDNNINVKTTIKNGMIHAFE, from the coding sequence ATGACAGAATTTGTAGTGGCTAATGGCCATATTTATGCAGAAGACGGAGTAATAGAGCAAGGATACATCAGAGTTGCGAATGGAAAAATTGCTGAAGTGGGTGCAGGGGATTATAAAGGTGATTTACAAGTTATAGATGCTGAAGGTAAAAATATTTTGCCTGGTTTTATTGATATTCATATTCATGGTGGTTATGGAGAAGATGCGATGGATGCATCTTTTGACGGGATGAAACATTTATCTGAGTCATTATTATCTGAAGGTACAACAACATACTTAGCGACTACAATGACACAATCTGTTGAAAATATTGATCGCGCTTTAGAAAATATTGTGGAATATATGAAGTTTCAAGATAAAGAAAATGCTGCTGAAGTAGCTGGTGTTCATTTAGAAGGCCCTTTTATTTCAGAACACAAAGTAGGTGCACAAAATCCAAAATATGTGCAAAGACCTACTATCGATGCAATTCAACATTTCCAAGAAGTTGGTCAAGGTAATATTAAAGTCATGACTTTTGCGCCGGAGGTAGAAGGGGCAAAAGAAGTGCTAGAAGCACTTAGTGACAATATCATTTTTTCAATCGGACATACTGTAGCAAAGTACGATGAAGTCAATGAAGCTGTAGCACATGGTGCTCGACATGCAACGCATTTATATAATGCAGGTACACCGTTTGAACATCGTGCCCCTGGTGTTTTTGGAGCAGTATGGACGAATGATGAGATTAATGCAGAAGCAATTGTCGATGGCATACATTCACATCCTGCTGCAATTAAGACAGCATTCAGAATGAAAGGCAATCAGCATTTCTACTTAATTACAGATGCGATGCGTGCAAAAGGAATGCCGGATGGAGAGTATGATTTAGGCGGACAAAATGTCATTGTTAAAGGATCAGAAGCACGTTTAGCTTCAGGTGCACTCGCAGGCAGTATTTTAAAAATGAATGACGGTGTGCGTAATTTAATGGAGTTTACAGGTGCATCTTTAGAAGAAGTATGGCGTACGACAAGTTTAAATCAGGCAATTGCTTTAGATATTGATAATAAAAAAGGGAGTATTCAAGTTGGAAAAGATGCTGATTTAGTTATTGTCGATAATAATATTAATGTAAAAACAACAATTAAAAATGGTATGATTCATGCATTTGAATAA
- a CDS encoding PucR family transcriptional regulator, translating to MPTLKDILSAPSFAGLKLINSEGDLNREVDNLDISENDDIKDYTAKKSFILTTGLLFKENQNGLKKLIKELKEIDTAGLGIKTSRYLKEINQDIVDYANELEFPLIDISEDWNLGEITRQMANYISDEQTSKLNYALNIQEELNDMLIKGFDVEAMIERMSRLLKVPVLLFNPFKRVETESWHYQQNYRLLQKHMKYFLDYIESEKANTITRNQTNYDNEKVIFKVQSFAYFPYYLMVSDINKLSYPFSLLTIEQIVTTLSFAIYKNQKIQEAANLDLNRFFESLLTNRSDQLLSVHKHPSLFRQYGIYPSDYYQVIICGIDPTDTLENSQYVNERQTFVYKWLKHKLTDLDPKISIYNLSSNKRFAILLQHQHEYYIHYLKYLQKNYHEFFDSSISFGVGNKVTEFSQLNNSFAEANEAFENYLEKNKKEFITFYHSKNMKELLQLIPPDKLKPFINNILGPLSHPKTKKDEELKDTLKIYMDYQCDITKTAKMMYIHRNTVKYRINKCEELLGFQIEDPLNSLNLRLALYASDEITFD from the coding sequence ATGCCTACACTTAAAGACATATTATCCGCCCCTAGTTTTGCAGGACTTAAATTAATTAATTCGGAAGGAGATTTAAACCGTGAAGTAGACAACTTAGATATTAGTGAAAATGATGATATTAAAGACTACACTGCTAAAAAATCTTTTATTTTAACAACTGGTCTCTTATTCAAAGAAAACCAAAACGGCTTAAAAAAACTTATTAAAGAGCTTAAAGAAATTGATACAGCTGGTCTAGGAATTAAAACTTCCCGTTATTTAAAAGAAATCAATCAAGATATTGTAGATTATGCAAATGAATTAGAATTTCCGTTGATAGATATTTCAGAAGATTGGAATTTAGGCGAGATTACTCGGCAAATGGCTAATTATATTTCTGATGAACAAACTAGCAAGCTTAATTATGCTTTAAACATTCAAGAAGAACTTAATGATATGTTGATTAAGGGATTTGATGTAGAAGCAATGATAGAAAGAATGAGCCGTCTATTAAAAGTGCCGGTTCTATTATTTAATCCTTTTAAACGTGTTGAAACTGAAAGCTGGCATTATCAACAAAATTATCGTTTACTGCAAAAACATATGAAATATTTCCTTGATTATATAGAATCCGAAAAAGCAAATACTATTACACGCAACCAAACGAATTATGACAATGAAAAGGTAATCTTTAAAGTCCAATCTTTTGCATATTTCCCGTACTATTTAATGGTCTCTGACATCAATAAATTGTCTTACCCGTTCAGTCTTTTAACTATAGAACAGATTGTGACTACGTTAAGCTTTGCCATTTATAAAAACCAAAAAATTCAAGAAGCTGCAAACTTAGATTTGAACCGCTTCTTTGAATCATTACTTACAAACCGCTCAGATCAACTGCTTTCCGTTCACAAACATCCAAGCCTGTTCAGACAATACGGTATTTATCCTTCAGATTATTACCAAGTCATCATCTGCGGTATTGATCCGACAGACACACTGGAAAACAGTCAATATGTAAACGAACGTCAAACGTTCGTGTATAAGTGGTTAAAACACAAATTAACGGATTTAGATCCTAAAATCAGTATTTATAATCTGTCATCTAATAAACGTTTTGCTATTTTATTGCAACATCAACATGAATACTATATTCATTATTTAAAATATCTTCAAAAAAATTATCATGAATTTTTCGATAGCAGTATTTCATTCGGAGTGGGCAATAAAGTCACTGAATTCTCTCAACTCAACAATTCTTTTGCTGAAGCCAACGAAGCATTCGAAAACTATTTAGAAAAAAATAAAAAAGAATTCATCACGTTCTATCATTCAAAAAATATGAAAGAATTACTGCAGTTGATACCGCCTGATAAATTAAAACCATTTATCAACAACATTCTCGGACCTTTAAGCCATCCGAAAACTAAAAAAGATGAAGAGCTTAAAGACACGTTGAAAATTTATATGGATTACCAATGCGATATCACTAAAACCGCTAAAATGATGTACATTCATAGAAATACAGTAAAATACCGCATCAATAAATGTGAAGAATTACTAGGTTTCCAAATTGAAGATCCTTTAAATTCATTAAATTTACGGTTAGCACTTTATGCATCTGATGAGATTACATTTGATTAA
- a CDS encoding MerR family DNA-binding transcriptional regulator, protein MVYTTGELAKMCNVSVRTVQYYDQKGVIETRQR, encoded by the coding sequence ATGGTATATACAACAGGGGAATTAGCTAAAATGTGCAATGTGTCTGTTCGGACAGTCCAATATTATGATCAAAAGGGGGTTATTGAAACCAGACAGCGTTGA
- a CDS encoding purple acid phosphatase family protein — translation MTKIVAGSMASLMLLLAAGAPQNAEADANNQAASQQTQQNNQSQQATNQDGIKLMKEKPEVAPIPKKNSPNRIITNFNGNPQKEMGFNWYTTDKAEQPQVWVSTSKDMKNAKTFEAEAKQVDSQYIERDKTGHFIFADVEKNDEGEPVKDKNGKEKINGYYTDANVSGPEWTSGDQHGKASLKNEKEYVYKAHAKDLNPNTQYYYKVGSKKGKQSQVGQFKTGGSAKDPFKFVQYTDTQNAYWNEHVRNEAQFGANTIAEAIKTAGNPDFALHTGDFVENSQTEDEWNDIYDKSRPSFMSLPIAAAAGNHDEYPFNEDDKKLLDRFNRHVNVPKANNAVNGGSYYSFDYNNAHMVVANTNDNKKSKDNPDEKAIGKEQMKWIKQDIKKARKNGSKWIILNLHKPMYSKSYHALTDEDIKKVRKELTKEIDDLDVDLVLQGHDHVLARTKVLQHTSTKNSFVNAKIEDAKQVTGKDGVKYYDNPKGSVYVLPNTGGTKAYDDIYSRSLDHIKKIQPDLKWLTEKQRQEYNNLFAVGEQPQKTAAFNDSHENNRDSSDQNFSVYEVKGNKLIVKIYQLRGDISKGEPRSVKLIDQFGITKDDNKKDGNKK, via the coding sequence ATGACGAAAATTGTAGCGGGCAGTATGGCAAGTTTAATGTTGTTGTTAGCAGCAGGGGCACCGCAAAATGCAGAAGCGGATGCTAACAATCAAGCAGCATCTCAACAAACACAGCAAAATAATCAATCACAACAAGCAACAAATCAAGATGGTATCAAATTGATGAAAGAAAAACCTGAAGTTGCGCCGATTCCTAAAAAGAATTCACCAAATAGAATCATCACAAACTTCAACGGTAATCCGCAAAAAGAGATGGGTTTCAACTGGTATACAACTGATAAAGCAGAACAGCCTCAAGTATGGGTTTCAACTTCTAAAGATATGAAAAATGCTAAAACTTTTGAAGCTGAAGCAAAACAAGTGGACTCTCAATACATAGAAAGAGACAAAACAGGACACTTTATTTTTGCCGATGTAGAGAAAAATGATGAAGGTGAACCTGTTAAAGATAAGAATGGCAAAGAAAAAATCAATGGTTACTACACTGATGCTAATGTAAGCGGTCCTGAATGGACAAGTGGGGATCAACACGGTAAAGCTTCTTTGAAAAATGAAAAAGAATATGTTTACAAAGCACATGCTAAAGACTTAAATCCTAATACACAATACTATTACAAAGTGGGTAGCAAGAAAGGTAAACAAAGCCAAGTGGGACAATTTAAAACAGGAGGCAGTGCGAAAGATCCATTTAAATTCGTTCAATACACAGATACACAAAACGCTTATTGGAATGAACATGTGAGAAACGAAGCGCAATTTGGTGCAAACACTATCGCTGAGGCGATTAAAACAGCAGGCAATCCAGATTTTGCTTTGCATACAGGTGACTTTGTAGAAAATTCTCAAACAGAAGATGAATGGAATGATATTTATGATAAATCTCGTCCGTCATTCATGTCTTTACCAATTGCAGCTGCAGCAGGTAACCATGATGAATATCCATTCAATGAAGATGATAAAAAATTATTAGATCGATTCAATCGTCACGTTAATGTGCCGAAAGCAAACAATGCTGTTAATGGCGGTTCATACTATTCATTTGATTACAATAATGCGCACATGGTAGTTGCGAACACAAATGATAATAAGAAAAGCAAAGATAACCCAGACGAAAAAGCAATCGGCAAAGAACAAATGAAATGGATTAAACAAGATATTAAAAAAGCACGTAAAAATGGTTCTAAATGGATTATTTTGAACTTGCATAAACCAATGTATTCTAAGTCATACCACGCGTTAACTGATGAAGATATTAAGAAAGTACGTAAAGAATTAACAAAAGAAATTGATGATTTAGATGTTGATTTAGTATTGCAAGGTCATGACCATGTATTAGCACGTACTAAAGTATTACAACATACTTCTACTAAAAACAGCTTTGTAAATGCGAAGATTGAAGATGCGAAACAAGTGACAGGTAAAGACGGCGTTAAATATTATGACAACCCTAAAGGTTCTGTATATGTATTACCGAACACTGGCGGTACGAAAGCTTATGATGATATTTATAGTCGCTCGTTAGATCACATTAAGAAAATTCAACCAGATTTAAAATGGTTAACTGAAAAGCAACGTCAAGAATATAACAATTTATTCGCAGTAGGTGAACAACCTCAAAAAACAGCAGCGTTTAATGACAGTCATGAAAATAATCGTGATTCTTCAGATCAAAACTTCTCAGTATACGAAGTTAAAGGCAACAAATTGATTGTGAAGATTTATCAATTACGCGGAGATATCAGTAAAGGTGAACCAAGATCTGTTAAATTGATTGACCAATTCGGTATTACAAAAGATGACAATAAAAAAGATGGCAATAAAAAATAA
- a CDS encoding alpha/beta hydrolase, whose product MIQNHPVTYGDIQSRYLIYLYARGQNEWMKFLGITQTTNPEFNIAPKKLKAFPPTFIVHGNQDPDVPFTEAQFLEKMIPETEFTVLENDEHDFDRTVNQENLKLYQQAETFLLNIADNHTQK is encoded by the coding sequence ATGATTCAGAATCATCCTGTTACTTATGGGGATATCCAAAGTCGTTATTTGATTTATTTATATGCACGCGGTCAAAATGAATGGATGAAATTTTTAGGTATCACACAAACTACAAATCCAGAATTTAATATTGCACCTAAAAAATTAAAAGCATTCCCTCCAACATTTATCGTACACGGCAACCAAGATCCGGATGTACCTTTTACCGAAGCACAATTTTTAGAAAAAATGATTCCCGAAACAGAATTTACTGTTTTAGAAAATGATGAACACGATTTTGATCGTACTGTAAATCAAGAAAATTTGAAGTTATATCAACAAGCTGAAACATTTTTATTAAACATTGCAGATAATCACACTCAAAAATAG
- the allW gene encoding allantoin permease, producing the protein MTNKEHTFGSTELFERRGYNKDVMPKTASQRNNTTFNFFTLWMGAVHNIPNYTAVGGFLLLGLSPLQVIMALIFSSFIIATILAVNGYAGSKYGIPFAMQLRQTYGDIGAKLPGVLRGVIAGIGWFGLQTFAGSQALLILLNKFFPGFENIGNGFTILGIGIPGLIAFLAFWAINFAIGIGGGSTLNKFTAILNPLIYIVFGGMAIWGFMVAGGWHNIMTYEIHTKTTGMIYPAILSFILIANSMMGVWAGPGASVSDFTQNAVSTKAQVVGQVSGLIVANLLFAFSSVFIIIGGSIFLGHQEWNILTIINQWDNIWAILIATGVLLMTTISTNATSNIIPAAYQLSVLAPKWINYRRGVILAAVLSVVIMPWKLMQNEDSIFVFLNMIGAILGPVSGVMIIHFYFISRCKVNIDKLYFDLNAEHHNGLRFNGSAYIATILGVVISLLGFIPKFSVISDFSWFIGFIVAGGSYIILYLLEKRYKQSKKERITHEV; encoded by the coding sequence ATGACGAATAAGGAGCACACCTTTGGCAGTACAGAATTATTTGAACGACGGGGTTACAACAAGGATGTTATGCCAAAGACAGCAAGCCAACGCAATAATACCACATTTAATTTCTTCACACTTTGGATGGGTGCTGTACATAATATTCCTAATTATACAGCAGTCGGTGGATTTTTGCTTTTAGGCTTATCTCCGTTGCAAGTAATAATGGCATTGATTTTCAGTTCATTTATTATCGCAACAATATTAGCAGTTAATGGTTATGCAGGTTCAAAATACGGAATACCATTTGCGATGCAGCTTCGTCAAACTTATGGAGATATTGGCGCCAAGTTACCAGGAGTTTTACGTGGTGTCATCGCAGGAATTGGTTGGTTTGGACTTCAAACTTTTGCTGGTTCACAAGCTTTATTAATTCTATTAAATAAATTTTTCCCGGGATTTGAAAATATCGGAAATGGTTTTACTATTTTAGGCATCGGAATACCAGGTTTAATTGCTTTCTTAGCATTTTGGGCAATCAACTTTGCAATCGGTATCGGTGGCGGTTCAACTTTAAATAAATTTACAGCTATCTTAAATCCATTGATATATATTGTTTTCGGCGGCATGGCCATTTGGGGCTTTATGGTTGCCGGTGGTTGGCACAATATCATGACGTATGAAATTCATACGAAAACAACAGGTATGATTTATCCAGCCATTCTATCATTTATTTTAATTGCTAACTCAATGATGGGTGTTTGGGCTGGACCAGGTGCGAGTGTATCAGACTTTACACAAAATGCAGTATCAACAAAAGCACAAGTGGTTGGACAAGTTTCAGGCCTGATTGTAGCGAATTTATTATTTGCATTCAGCAGTGTGTTTATCATTATCGGTGGTTCTATCTTTTTAGGCCACCAAGAATGGAACATTTTAACAATTATCAACCAATGGGATAACATCTGGGCAATTCTTATTGCTACTGGTGTGTTGTTGATGACAACAATTTCAACAAATGCGACAAGTAATATTATTCCAGCTGCTTATCAATTGAGTGTACTTGCACCTAAATGGATTAATTACCGTCGCGGCGTTATTTTAGCAGCTGTGCTCAGTGTAGTTATCATGCCATGGAAACTGATGCAGAACGAAGATAGTATCTTTGTCTTCTTGAATATGATTGGTGCAATTTTAGGACCGGTATCTGGTGTGATGATTATTCATTTCTACTTTATTTCTAGATGTAAAGTTAACATTGATAAATTGTATTTTGATTTGAATGCAGAACATCATAACGGTTTAAGATTTAATGGTTCAGCATATATCGCAACAATTTTAGGTGTAGTCATATCTTTACTTGGATTTATTCCTAAATTCTCAGTGATATCAGATTTCTCTTGGTTCATTGGATTCATTGTTGCAGGTGGTTCATACATTATTTTATATCTTTTAGAAAAAAGATATAAACAATCGAAAAAGGAGAGAATAACTCATGAAGTATGA
- a CDS encoding NAD-dependent epimerase/dehydratase family protein, producing MKVLIIGGSGFIGSHIAEKWHNEGHEVFIVDNLSTGKRENVPFIDEAHFYHDDVKNFDLITELVQKHQFDYIFHMAAMVSVVETVEKPLESNGDNIDSTIHLLEANRQYNNNLKKFFFASSAAIYGDLPDLPKSVETSNINPLSPYAVQKFAGEQYTKIYHSLYGLPTVALRFFNVYGPRQNPESDYSGVLSIMNQKFLNKAPFTFFGDGKQTRDFIYIKDLLQAIWIVIQDDATNGKVYNAGTGNQTDLITVFNAFADYFRYEVPYSFEEARAGDIKHSYSDVTPLNDLGFNPEYDVMKGIAEYLKYNQD from the coding sequence ATGAAAGTGTTAATTATAGGGGGTTCCGGTTTTATCGGTTCTCACATTGCCGAAAAGTGGCATAATGAAGGTCACGAAGTGTTTATCGTAGATAATTTATCTACTGGAAAAAGAGAGAATGTTCCTTTCATTGATGAAGCACATTTTTATCATGATGATGTTAAAAACTTCGACTTGATTACCGAATTAGTTCAAAAACATCAATTCGATTATATATTCCATATGGCTGCTATGGTCAGTGTCGTAGAAACGGTTGAGAAACCTTTAGAATCAAATGGAGACAATATTGATTCTACAATCCATTTATTAGAGGCTAACCGTCAATATAATAATAATTTGAAAAAATTCTTCTTTGCATCTTCTGCTGCAATTTATGGGGATTTGCCAGATTTGCCGAAGTCCGTTGAAACTTCAAATATCAATCCTTTATCACCTTATGCAGTTCAAAAATTTGCAGGTGAACAATATACAAAAATTTATCATTCTTTATATGGTCTGCCGACTGTCGCATTACGTTTCTTTAATGTATACGGCCCGCGCCAAAATCCAGAATCAGATTACTCTGGTGTATTATCGATAATGAATCAAAAATTCTTAAATAAAGCACCTTTCACTTTCTTCGGAGATGGAAAACAAACACGTGACTTTATTTACATTAAAGATTTATTACAAGCTATCTGGATAGTCATTCAGGATGATGCGACAAATGGGAAAGTATATAATGCCGGAACTGGTAATCAAACTGACTTAATTACAGTGTTCAATGCATTTGCAGATTATTTCAGATACGAAGTACCATATAGTTTCGAAGAAGCACGTGCAGGAGATATTAAACACTCTTATTCAGATGTTACGCCATTAAATGACTTAGGCTTCAATCCTGAATATGATGTGATGAAAGGTATTGCTGAATATCTGAAATATAATCAAGACTGA
- a CDS encoding alpha/beta hydrolase — MNQAYRDVVKQDDTDLEYLVYPAQKEEKGIILYFHGGGLIFGTYDNLPKEYINILSQNFTLISASYRLAPESKIDTIIGDALAQYDHIRQQFPDVPIFTFGRSAGVFLAMKVAAEREVEGILDFYGYSRFHIPQFLRPNLKYQALAAKLHQKY, encoded by the coding sequence TTGAATCAAGCATATCGTGATGTTGTGAAGCAAGATGATACTGATTTAGAATATCTTGTCTATCCTGCACAAAAAGAAGAAAAAGGAATTATCTTATATTTTCATGGCGGCGGTTTGATTTTCGGAACCTATGACAATCTGCCAAAAGAGTATATCAATATCTTATCTCAAAATTTCACACTGATTTCAGCTTCGTATCGTTTAGCTCCAGAAAGTAAAATCGATACTATCATTGGAGATGCCTTAGCACAGTATGATCATATACGCCAACAATTTCCAGACGTTCCAATATTTACTTTCGGTCGTTCTGCAGGTGTATTTCTAGCAATGAAAGTAGCGGCTGAGCGAGAAGTTGAGGGTATTTTAGATTTTTATGGTTATAGTCGTTTCCATATACCGCAATTTCTACGTCCTAACCTTAAATATCAAGCACTAGCAGCCAAGTTACACCAGAAATATTGA
- the allC gene encoding allantoate deiminase — protein MNIRSSFEALDKQFTAYGGLEGGGITRLLYSKEWTRAVNVLKETLEEDGFTVNFDDIGNLTGRLEGSKYPDETIVSGSHIDTVVEGGHLDGQYGILAALTAMKALKEEHGQPLRSLEVLALAEEEGSRFPFAFWGSKNFFNLADEEDVKDIADAEGIEFERAMQDSGFNYRQQDNDFNNIKAFVEMHIEQGKVLESEEKNIGVVNGIVGQKRYTVTLKGEANHAGTTPMGLRNDAVVGFSQIASQLTERAREIGDPLVVTFGRVDPVPNTVNVVPGEVVFSIDTRHINQEALNQYAEEITQTIKNVAEKEGLEYDIDLWMDEAPVLMDEHLVEKIEEAANEVVGESKYKLMSSGAGHDSQIFAKYVPTAMMFVPSINGISHNVEEETDVEDLVKGIEVLKQVLYELAYKE, from the coding sequence ATGAACATCCGATCCTCTTTTGAAGCTTTAGATAAGCAATTTACTGCTTATGGCGGATTAGAAGGCGGCGGTATTACACGTTTGCTTTATTCAAAAGAATGGACCCGAGCTGTAAATGTTTTGAAAGAAACATTAGAAGAAGACGGGTTTACAGTTAATTTTGATGATATCGGAAATTTAACTGGCCGATTAGAAGGAAGCAAGTATCCGGATGAAACAATAGTATCTGGCTCTCACATCGATACTGTTGTAGAAGGCGGTCACTTAGACGGTCAGTATGGAATTTTAGCAGCATTAACTGCAATGAAAGCCTTAAAAGAAGAACATGGACAACCATTACGTTCATTAGAAGTTTTGGCACTTGCAGAAGAAGAAGGCAGTCGTTTTCCTTTTGCATTCTGGGGCAGTAAAAACTTTTTCAATTTAGCAGATGAAGAAGACGTAAAAGATATTGCTGATGCAGAAGGCATTGAATTTGAACGTGCAATGCAAGATTCAGGTTTCAATTATAGACAGCAAGACAATGATTTTAACAATATCAAAGCTTTCGTGGAAATGCATATTGAACAAGGTAAAGTACTTGAAAGTGAAGAAAAAAATATTGGTGTTGTTAACGGCATCGTAGGACAAAAACGTTACACAGTTACATTAAAAGGGGAAGCCAACCATGCAGGTACTACACCTATGGGACTGAGAAATGATGCGGTTGTCGGATTCAGTCAAATTGCATCGCAATTAACAGAACGCGCACGTGAAATCGGCGATCCATTAGTAGTTACATTCGGTCGTGTTGACCCTGTTCCTAACACTGTTAACGTGGTACCTGGTGAAGTAGTTTTTTCTATTGATACAAGACATATCAACCAAGAAGCATTAAATCAATATGCTGAAGAGATTACGCAAACTATCAAGAATGTAGCCGAAAAAGAAGGCCTGGAATACGATATTGATTTATGGATGGATGAAGCACCTGTACTGATGGATGAGCACTTGGTTGAAAAAATCGAAGAAGCTGCCAACGAAGTTGTGGGTGAGTCAAAATATAAATTGATGTCTTCAGGAGCAGGTCATGATTCACAAATTTTTGCTAAATATGTTCCGACAGCAATGATGTTTGTGCCTTCTATAAACGGTATCAGTCACAACGTAGAAGAAGAAACAGATGTGGAAGACTTAGTTAAAGGTATAGAAGTATTGAAACAAGTTTTATATGAGTTAGCATACAAAGAATAA